The genomic DNA AGAGTGGAGCTACGTCATTGATTTTGTTCAGGCTAGAATCACAGATGATAAGAATAAAGGTTTAATAGAGGAGGTTACCGAAATCGAAGTCAAGGCAGCCTTCTTTCACATGTATCCAGATCAATCTCCGGGCCCGAATGGGATGAGTCCgagattttatcaaaaacattgGCAAATTGTCGGGGGAGATATAATGCATATTGTCAAGCAGTTCTTTATGACAGGTAGCATTGACCAACAATTACAAAGCACCAGTATAGTTTTGATTCCCAAGAAAAAGAATCCTTCGTTGATGATTGAATTGAGACCCATCTCTCTGTGTAATGTCATTTATAAGATCATTTCGAAAGTCCTTGCCAATCGTTTGAAAACTATGATTGACATGATCATTACTGATACGCAAAGCCTTCATCCTAGGGAGGTTAATCACAGATTATATTATAGTGGCATACGAGGTCATGTACTTTATGAAACGAAAAACTTCTGGCAAGCAATCTTAGATGACTCTTAAACTTGACATGAGTAAAGCATATGACCGCGTAAAATGGAATTTCTTGGAGGGAGTGCTTAAAAAAATGGGATTCTCAAGCAAGGTAATTCAACTATTTATGGTTTGCATCTCATCTGTTAATTATCTGATTAACCATGCAGGTAGAACTTTTGGGAAGATTAATCCTTCTCGGGGCCTGCATCAAGGGGACCCTCTATCCTCATATTTATTTCTGATTTGTATAGAAAGATTCACCTCTCTTATTCGTGATTATGAGAAGCGTCATCTGATTCAAGGTATTAAAGATGCTCGTAGTGCCCCTTCTATTTCTCACATGTTCTTTGCAGATGATTGCTATTTATTCTGCAAAGCTAGTAAAGATAGTGTTAATCATGTTATGCAAATGTTAAAAACCTTTGAGAAAGCATCTGGACAAAAAATTAATGTTGAGAAATCCTTGATTTTTAATAGTCACAATATTAGCACATATCTGAGACAAAAGCTATGTCAACAGTTAAACATCAAAGAAACTGGAGAAAATACTCAAAATCTTGGTCTCCCTAATATGACGTCAAGAAAGAAATCAGTTGTATTTAGCAATATCAAAGAAAGTATGTATGATCGTTTAAAGGGGTGGGACAAGAAATCTCTTTCAGGAGGAGGCAGAGAAATTTTAATAAAATCTGTTTCTCAGACTTTGTGAAATTACTCTATGAGTGTTTTCCTCTTACCAACTGATGTTTGTAAGGAGTTGGAAATGGCTGTGTCAATGTTTTGGTGGAAATCTGATAGCTCAAAAGATAAAAGCATTCACTGGATGTGCTGGAGTCGTTTAATTGATGCCAATTATAAGGGTGGTATGGGTTTTAGGAATCTTCGGGAGTTCAACGTAGCATTACTGGGTAACCAAGCATGTCGACTAATTTCATACCCTGATAAGCTGGTCAGTCGTATTCTTAAAGCGCGATATTACCCTACTCTAAAATATGGTCCAATCCTAGTTACATCTGGCGGAGCATCTTGGAGGCTCAAAACTTGGTAGCTCAAGGTATCTCGTGTCGTATTGGTAATGGACAAGATGTGGACATTCTGAATTTCCCGTGGCTCCTATCCATTGCAGACCCGTTTGTTCACTCTAATAATGAAGCTATACATAATCAGAAAGTGATTTAATTATTCAAACCTGGCGAAAAAGCATGGGATGCAGACTTGTTTTTTGATGTTTTTGAAGTCAGAGATGCTGAATTGATCCTTTTCATTCCCTTAACTGAAATTGATAAGGATACCTGGTATTGGCATCATGAGAAGATGGGTCATTACTCCGTTAAAAGTGGATATAATCTCATTCAAGAGGCCAAAGGTCAATCTAACACAACAGATAATTTAGGTTTTTGGAGGAAGTTATGGAACCTGAAAATTCCGAACAAGATCAAGAATTTTTTGTGGCATGCTTCGACTAAATGCTTACCCAAAAAAGATATGTTACAGGTCAAATAGATTCCAGTTAATTCCTAGTACCCAGTTTGTAATCTCAGCGATGAATCAACTATTCATGCTCTTGTCACCTGTCCATTTGCTGTAAATTGTCACAAGTTTACGCTGGTTAACGAAGTCACATGAGAATTTCATAACTTCGTCGAATGGATCCAACTCGTGTTTGAGAAGAATACAAGAAAGACATTTGTAGTCAGGTCACTCTATGCTGGTTTTTGTGGAAAAATCGTAACGATATAGTCGGGAAATAACGAGGTCTTGGTATTCCCGAAATAGTTCATGCAGCGTTATCTTTCTTTAACAAATGGAAAACTGTTCAAGATAAGAGTTTTAATCCCTCTTTGAGTTTTATAAATCCTGAAGATAGTCTAGAACAGTGGTGTTCCCGTCGATGAATAGTGTTAGGGTAAACGTTGATGCAGCTTTGTTCGAGGATCCAAATCGCTTCAGTCATGCCATTATCGTACGAGATCACTCAGCCCGACTTGTTCAAACCATGTCGAAGTGCTCTCTTGCCAAATCATTGCCTGAATTAGCAGAGGTTTTAGGCATTAGAGAAGCTCTTAGTTGGATCAAAAACAATAATGCTTTGAATGCTATAGTGGAATCTGATTGCCTCTAGGTAATCCAGTTACTTCGTATCTCCTTCTTAAGTTATTCTTACTTGGGAAGAGTTGTGAATGAGTGTATATATCTAATGGAGAATCTAAAATTCCAAAATGTAGTACTTCGTTTTGTTAAACGTTCTGCGAACAGAGTAGTTCATTATCTAGCGAGGTATAGTTGTTTCATAGCCGAACGTAAGTGGGAAGTGGGGAATGTCCACACTGCTTTTTATCATATCCTTTGTAAAGATCTTCATGAGTAATAAATCCTTACATTCCGTGGCTAAAAAAAACAAGATGAGTATTCCGTATTTTTTAAAATAAGGGGTGCTTAAACTAATATTAGTTtgctatatttttaaaatgcggTGTGACTTAAGTCAGGCTACGATAAAAAATACTGTAAAAAATAGTAGAAATAATATTCGTTGAACTAAGTTTCAAACccaatgattttttttttaattttaatttggaAAAAAATTTGGTTTATTTGGGTATCCacttaaaaatttaaattttaaaaattatttaattttagaagtTGGTATATGAGATATTTAGGTGAACAAATTAGTTTTTTTAATAATACAATTTGataaatttaataatattatttgaaTACATAGTTATCAAATTTGCtttttatttttacaattttaatAACACATAATTTATTCATAATACAAATAACCCATACACATATTAATTTAGAAGTATTTATTTTTCACTTATTTATTTTTTGAGCAACTTTAAATTATAAATACAGGTAaacctcgataaattaataacTACGATcggaaaaaattattaattaattaaaatattaattaatagataa from Apium graveolens cultivar Ventura chromosome 5, ASM990537v1, whole genome shotgun sequence includes the following:
- the LOC141660041 gene encoding putative mitochondrial protein AtMg00310 is translated as MSVFLLPTDVCKELEMAVSMFWWKSDSSKDKSIHWMCWSRLIDANYKGGMGFRNLREFNVALLGNQACRLISYPDKLVSRILKARYYPTLKYGPILVTSGGASWRLKTW